In Rhodococcus sp. OK302, one genomic interval encodes:
- a CDS encoding adenylosuccinate synthetase, with amino-acid sequence MNAFGSRDIVVVDLGFGDAGKGATVDWLCSPQAGLDVAAVVRFNGGAQAAHNVVNGERHHTFSQFGAGTLSGVPTFLSKFMLVEPIALATEARALEAIGVHNPFDLLTIDGRALLTTPIHVAANRAREDARGGNRHGSCGKGIGETAAYALEHVDAPTVGDCLRPDVLRRKLVEMTRYYGRLITESRHGFPSINDMTEMYGEFAAAVNIVGPGALQAIGAGGRLIFEGAQGVLLDEWRGFHPHTTWSTVEPSNARAMIGQMGRESYVLGVTRTYMTRHGAGPFPMEDGALGLALPESHNGVGEYQGSFRVGHLDEMLLRYAIEVSDGVDGVALTHLDALGLAAAANTPIHGVERYEEWASIPVGKWKDLDHQQVLTDTLRTVEVAAKQVPSEPEEFVDYLSGALGVPVVLTADGPDRADRRLRTTVPA; translated from the coding sequence ATGAATGCTTTTGGCAGTCGTGACATCGTCGTCGTGGACCTCGGTTTCGGCGACGCCGGCAAGGGTGCCACGGTTGACTGGTTGTGTTCGCCGCAGGCAGGCCTGGACGTCGCTGCGGTAGTTCGATTCAACGGCGGGGCACAGGCTGCCCACAATGTTGTGAACGGAGAACGCCACCACACCTTTTCGCAGTTCGGGGCCGGTACCTTGTCGGGTGTGCCGACCTTTCTCTCGAAGTTCATGTTGGTCGAGCCGATTGCTCTCGCGACAGAAGCGCGGGCATTGGAAGCGATCGGAGTGCACAATCCGTTCGACCTGTTGACCATTGACGGGCGGGCCCTGCTGACGACGCCGATTCACGTCGCCGCCAACAGGGCTCGCGAAGATGCCCGCGGGGGCAACCGGCACGGTTCGTGTGGCAAAGGGATCGGCGAGACTGCAGCGTATGCACTTGAGCATGTCGATGCGCCAACCGTAGGCGACTGCCTACGTCCGGACGTGCTCCGTCGAAAGTTGGTGGAGATGACGAGGTACTACGGCCGGTTGATCACCGAAAGTCGACATGGCTTCCCGTCGATCAACGACATGACCGAGATGTACGGGGAATTTGCTGCAGCAGTGAACATAGTCGGACCCGGTGCGTTGCAAGCGATCGGTGCCGGCGGGCGACTGATTTTCGAAGGCGCCCAGGGAGTTCTTCTCGACGAGTGGCGCGGATTTCACCCGCACACCACGTGGTCGACAGTCGAACCGTCCAACGCACGAGCAATGATCGGCCAGATGGGTAGGGAGAGTTACGTACTCGGCGTTACCCGGACGTACATGACACGCCACGGCGCTGGGCCTTTTCCGATGGAAGACGGTGCTCTCGGGCTGGCTCTTCCGGAATCCCACAACGGCGTCGGCGAGTATCAGGGGTCGTTTCGGGTCGGACACCTCGACGAGATGCTGCTGCGGTACGCGATCGAGGTCAGCGACGGCGTCGACGGGGTGGCACTGACGCACCTCGATGCCCTTGGCCTCGCGGCGGCAGCAAATACCCCGATCCACGGGGTGGAGAGGTACGAAGAGTGGGCGTCGATACCCGTCGGGAAGTGGAAGGACCTTGATCATCAACAAGTGTTGACGGACACTCTTCGGACGGTAGAGGTTGCGGCGAAACAAGTTCCGTCCGAACCAGAGGAGTTTGTCGACTATCTGAGCGGCGCACTCGGAGTTCCGGTTGTACTGACCGCCGACGGACCGGATCGGGCCGATCGTCGGCTACGCACCACCGTGCCTGCATGA
- a CDS encoding MaoC family dehydratase, with protein sequence MTVLTGRNYADIAVGEVLPELAIPLTRTLIVATAIATRDFQDVHHDPSLAQERGSKDVFMNILTSNGLVGRYVTDWAGSASTLRRIAIRLGAPNYPGDTMTMTGEVVSKEDGVVVVKVQGANSLGNHASGTVTVAFKEEGNA encoded by the coding sequence ATGACCGTCCTGACCGGTCGCAACTACGCCGACATCGCGGTGGGAGAGGTATTGCCAGAGTTGGCAATTCCGCTCACCCGCACACTGATCGTCGCCACGGCAATCGCCACCCGCGATTTCCAGGACGTCCACCACGATCCGAGCCTGGCTCAGGAACGTGGCTCCAAGGATGTCTTCATGAACATCCTGACCAGCAACGGCCTTGTCGGCCGCTACGTCACCGATTGGGCAGGTTCGGCGTCGACATTGCGCCGCATCGCTATTCGTCTGGGTGCACCCAACTACCCGGGCGACACCATGACGATGACCGGTGAGGTCGTGTCCAAGGAAGACGGCGTCGTCGTGGTCAAGGTGCAGGGCGCTAACAGCCTCGGCAATCACGCATCCGGAACCGTCACAGTCGCTTTCAAGGAAGAGGGGAACGCCTGA
- a CDS encoding SDR family oxidoreductase encodes MSLPNPVDFSGRSVIVTGGTKGIGFVIAETFLAAGANVLVCGRNEPETLPSADGRTAAFKATDVRDPADAAALVQEAVDLYGRLDVLVNNAGGSPDADAATVSPRFVEKIVALNLLAPFNVAQAANAVMQTQDDGGAIINIGSVSAIDPQPGTAAYSAAKAGLLVLTKALALEWAPKVRINHITTGLIRTEAAASVYGDGAAITATLPMERMAVPSDIANSCLFLASPLSSYVNGADIAVHGGGEYPARYMAMRDN; translated from the coding sequence GTGTCACTCCCCAACCCTGTCGATTTCAGCGGACGTTCGGTGATCGTCACCGGCGGTACCAAGGGCATCGGCTTCGTCATCGCCGAAACCTTCCTGGCCGCCGGCGCAAACGTGCTGGTCTGTGGCCGAAACGAGCCAGAAACGCTCCCCTCGGCCGACGGCCGCACTGCAGCCTTCAAAGCTACCGACGTCCGTGATCCCGCAGACGCCGCAGCCCTCGTCCAGGAAGCCGTCGACCTCTACGGCCGCCTCGACGTCCTGGTCAACAACGCCGGCGGCTCCCCCGACGCCGACGCCGCCACCGTCTCACCGCGTTTCGTCGAGAAGATCGTGGCGTTGAACCTGTTGGCTCCCTTCAACGTTGCGCAGGCAGCCAACGCTGTGATGCAGACGCAGGACGACGGCGGCGCCATCATCAATATCGGCAGCGTCTCGGCCATCGACCCGCAGCCCGGTACCGCCGCCTACAGTGCCGCCAAGGCCGGACTACTGGTCCTGACAAAGGCTTTGGCGCTCGAGTGGGCCCCCAAGGTTCGCATCAACCACATCACCACCGGCCTCATCCGCACCGAGGCTGCAGCTTCGGTCTACGGCGACGGCGCTGCTATCACGGCGACACTTCCGATGGAGCGCATGGCTGTGCCTTCGGATATCGCAAATTCCTGCCTGTTCCTGGCCAGCCCGCTTTCCTCGTACGTCAACGGCGCCGACATTGCCGTTCACGGCGGCGGTGAGTACCCGGCCCGCTACATGGCGATGCGCGACAACTGA
- a CDS encoding NUDIX hydrolase, with protein sequence MMENVEQSLVSIDVMALRFGNPEPGHLRFAVAQRQAEPYTGQRALPGVLLGAGERLQDAARRAVTTKLGFPDEAILATGQLAVFDEPNRDPRGPTLSVAMWAVISPAEVPTGDITPEWVSWDKPGHLAFDHNRIVADTRPILADTLLWRDESFTRALSGPSFPASYALAVAAELSGERPDAGNLNRTLKALPGLERTDERVRVSATGRPSVVWRWTEND encoded by the coding sequence ATGATGGAGAACGTGGAACAGTCACTTGTCTCGATCGACGTCATGGCTCTGCGATTCGGCAATCCGGAACCGGGGCACTTGCGGTTTGCCGTCGCGCAGCGGCAAGCCGAGCCGTACACCGGGCAGCGTGCGCTGCCCGGTGTACTCCTCGGCGCTGGTGAGCGGTTGCAGGACGCGGCCCGGCGCGCAGTGACCACCAAGCTCGGATTTCCCGACGAGGCGATTCTTGCGACCGGGCAGTTGGCCGTATTCGACGAACCCAACCGCGACCCGCGTGGTCCGACATTGTCGGTTGCCATGTGGGCCGTGATCTCTCCGGCTGAGGTGCCCACCGGCGACATCACGCCCGAGTGGGTGAGTTGGGACAAGCCGGGTCATCTTGCCTTCGACCACAATCGGATTGTCGCGGACACGCGGCCGATCCTTGCAGACACCTTGTTATGGCGGGACGAATCCTTCACGCGGGCGCTGTCCGGGCCGTCGTTTCCGGCGTCGTACGCACTGGCCGTCGCCGCAGAACTGTCCGGTGAGCGACCCGACGCCGGCAACCTCAATCGCACCCTCAAAGCATTACCGGGCCTCGAACGTACCGATGAACGAGTGCGGGTCAGCGCGACGGGTCGTCCGTCGGTTGTGTGGCGGTGGACCGAAAACGACTGA
- a CDS encoding MaoC/PaaZ C-terminal domain-containing protein: MTASETVKTAGDWRGADLGTRAVSYTERDAILYALAVGAKATELDLVFEDQLRVLPTFALTLAQWAPDALGSAGAFDTSTALHGSQELKVLAPLPRSGELTLKASVGEVWDKGAAAVFEVKVECEYFVATWSLFAPGAGGFGGERGPSRPAEPTGDPSLTGVLTTAENQTAMYRLLGDMHHIHIDPEAAARINQPRPIMHGLCTLAASTLELARVTGVHPADLVSLEGRFAAAIHPGETPSIAAWGTPEDLAFQVYKDGQLAISGARVSFSAS, translated from the coding sequence ATGACTGCTTCGGAAACTGTGAAGACCGCCGGCGATTGGCGCGGAGCCGATCTCGGTACGCGCGCCGTCTCGTACACCGAGCGCGACGCGATCCTCTATGCACTCGCCGTGGGCGCCAAGGCAACCGAACTGGACCTCGTTTTCGAGGATCAGCTTCGGGTGCTGCCGACGTTCGCGCTGACGCTTGCGCAGTGGGCTCCGGACGCACTCGGCTCAGCCGGCGCGTTCGACACATCGACCGCGCTTCACGGCTCGCAGGAACTGAAAGTTCTTGCCCCGCTGCCCCGCAGCGGTGAGCTGACGCTGAAGGCTTCTGTCGGCGAGGTGTGGGACAAGGGTGCTGCCGCAGTGTTCGAGGTGAAGGTGGAGTGCGAGTACTTCGTCGCAACCTGGTCGCTGTTCGCTCCCGGCGCCGGCGGATTCGGTGGAGAACGCGGACCGTCGCGTCCGGCCGAGCCCACGGGTGACCCATCGCTGACCGGTGTCCTGACCACCGCCGAGAACCAGACGGCGATGTACCGACTCCTCGGCGACATGCACCACATCCACATCGATCCCGAGGCCGCGGCGCGTATCAACCAGCCGCGTCCGATCATGCACGGCCTGTGCACCTTGGCGGCCAGCACGCTCGAACTCGCTCGGGTCACCGGAGTTCATCCGGCTGATCTCGTGAGCCTCGAGGGTCGTTTCGCGGCTGCCATCCATCCGGGTGAGACTCCGTCCATCGCGGCGTGGGGAACTCCGGAGGATCTGGCTTTCCAGGTCTACAAGGACGGGCAGCTGGCGATTTCCGGTGCGCGAGTGAGCTTCTCCGCTTCGTAG
- a CDS encoding SDR family NAD(P)-dependent oxidoreductase, whose amino-acid sequence MGKLDGKVALITGAGQGIGQGIALALAKEGAVIAVAGRTESKLHTTCGLLADIGARGEAVVCNVSNKDDITAAVDRTVELFGGIDILVNNANDCKPGPLLSVLDEDFERSFATGPLATLRMMRAAHPHMDARGGGVIINMVTSAAVRWDASNYGAYGSIKEGMRALTRAAACEWGKDNIRVLNVAPHAQTPALQWWMDKNPEEAAAFVAGIPLGRVGDPEADIGRAIVFLVGEDASYLTGATIPLDGGQSRWG is encoded by the coding sequence ATGGGCAAGCTCGACGGCAAAGTTGCACTGATCACCGGTGCCGGCCAGGGAATCGGACAGGGAATCGCCCTTGCATTGGCCAAGGAAGGTGCCGTCATCGCGGTTGCCGGGCGCACCGAATCCAAGCTCCACACCACCTGCGGACTGCTCGCCGACATCGGCGCCCGCGGCGAGGCTGTTGTCTGCAACGTCAGCAACAAGGACGACATCACCGCTGCCGTGGATCGTACGGTCGAACTGTTCGGTGGAATCGACATCTTGGTCAACAACGCCAACGACTGCAAGCCCGGCCCGCTGCTCAGCGTCCTCGACGAAGATTTCGAGCGCTCCTTTGCAACCGGTCCGCTCGCGACTCTGCGCATGATGCGTGCCGCGCATCCGCACATGGATGCCCGCGGCGGCGGCGTCATCATCAACATGGTCACCTCTGCAGCCGTCCGTTGGGACGCCAGCAATTACGGTGCCTACGGCTCCATCAAGGAAGGCATGCGCGCGCTCACCCGCGCCGCAGCCTGCGAGTGGGGCAAGGACAACATTCGCGTCCTCAATGTCGCGCCGCACGCCCAGACCCCCGCTCTGCAGTGGTGGATGGACAAGAACCCTGAAGAGGCTGCTGCCTTTGTCGCCGGCATTCCTCTCGGTCGCGTCGGCGATCCCGAAGCGGATATCGGACGCGCAATCGTCTTCCTCGTCGGCGAAGATGCCAGCTACCTGACGGGTGCGACCATTCCGCTCGACGGTGGCCAGTCGCGCTGGGGCTGA
- a CDS encoding MFS transporter, producing MRTDTDIEQPTWTARQIWMLTVSCCAVALVVAAMASLNTALPDLARDTGATQTQLTWIVDGYTLVLACLLLPAGALGDRYGRRELLMFGLLVFAAGCAIPAFADEPAWIIASRVVAGVGAAFVMPATLSLLTAGFPTAQRGRAVGIWSGVAGSGAIAGLIISGLLLEKWSWHSIFISLAVVSAVILVLSFTISSSKDAETTPLDLPGTALIAASIGLFVLGMIEAPARGWLDPVVLALLISGIALAAIFSVVELRTAHPLLDVRLFANRAFGSGAASLTLQFLATFGLFFLIVQYLQLVLDYSPLQSALALFPIAVPVMLLSVVSPLLIPLVGLRILTASGVALLGTGIALMTTLDSGSTYAEVSIPLIVAAIGLGLSTTPATAAIVSNAPDAKQGVASAVNDATREIGSAIGVALAGSILAAGYGLHVQPAVDMLPESAKDAVSGSLAAALHVAEIAGPQGDQLADFAKEAFMRGMDQGAWTLASIMWVSAVALGFWAPGRKG from the coding sequence ATGAGAACCGATACGGACATCGAACAGCCGACCTGGACCGCCCGGCAAATCTGGATGCTGACGGTCTCATGCTGTGCTGTCGCACTGGTCGTCGCCGCGATGGCGTCCTTGAACACCGCACTCCCCGACCTCGCCCGAGACACCGGCGCCACCCAGACCCAACTGACATGGATCGTCGACGGGTACACCCTCGTTCTCGCCTGCCTGCTACTTCCGGCCGGAGCACTCGGTGATCGCTACGGCCGACGCGAATTGCTCATGTTCGGTCTGCTCGTCTTCGCCGCCGGTTGCGCCATTCCGGCCTTTGCCGACGAACCCGCGTGGATCATCGCGTCCCGAGTAGTTGCCGGCGTGGGTGCGGCGTTTGTCATGCCCGCAACCCTGTCGCTGCTGACCGCAGGATTTCCCACCGCGCAACGCGGCCGCGCCGTCGGCATCTGGTCCGGCGTAGCGGGCTCCGGAGCCATCGCCGGACTCATCATCTCAGGCCTACTGCTCGAAAAGTGGTCCTGGCATTCGATTTTCATCAGCCTGGCTGTGGTTTCCGCTGTGATCCTGGTGCTTTCGTTCACGATCTCGTCCTCGAAAGACGCGGAGACAACTCCGCTCGATCTGCCCGGCACCGCGCTCATTGCCGCTTCGATCGGACTGTTTGTTCTCGGCATGATCGAGGCACCGGCGCGAGGCTGGCTGGACCCCGTGGTCCTTGCTCTTCTGATCAGTGGAATCGCCCTGGCAGCAATATTCAGTGTTGTGGAATTGCGCACCGCCCATCCACTTCTCGACGTCAGACTGTTTGCCAATCGCGCATTCGGAAGCGGCGCGGCATCACTCACACTGCAATTCCTGGCCACCTTCGGCCTGTTCTTCCTGATCGTGCAGTACCTGCAACTAGTCCTCGACTACTCTCCCCTGCAATCAGCACTCGCACTGTTCCCGATCGCGGTTCCCGTGATGCTGCTTTCGGTGGTTTCCCCTCTCCTGATTCCGCTTGTCGGACTACGTATTCTCACCGCTTCCGGGGTTGCACTACTGGGAACGGGTATCGCATTGATGACCACACTGGACTCCGGTTCGACCTATGCGGAAGTGTCCATCCCACTGATCGTGGCTGCCATCGGACTCGGCCTCTCGACAACCCCTGCCACCGCCGCCATAGTGTCCAACGCGCCCGACGCCAAGCAGGGCGTCGCGTCGGCAGTCAACGACGCCACCCGCGAAATCGGTTCTGCGATCGGTGTTGCCTTGGCCGGAAGCATCCTCGCTGCGGGCTACGGACTGCACGTGCAACCGGCAGTCGACATGCTGCCGGAATCAGCGAAGGACGCTGTATCCGGCTCGCTGGCAGCAGCTCTCCACGTCGCGGAAATCGCCGGACCGCAAGGTGATCAACTGGCCGACTTCGCCAAAGAAGCCTTCATGCGCGGCATGGATCAGGGCGCCTGGACGTTGGCCTCAATCATGTGGGTGTCCGCTGTTGCTCTCGGGTTCTGGGCTCCCGGACGCAAGGGATAA
- a CDS encoding TetR/AcrR family transcriptional regulator gives MTTVRTDQQPIDEDPRKQRSRTRLLDAATTLLSKGGVDAVTIDAVTKLANVARATLYRHFDSGTELLAAAFARLLPSVPAISGEGDLRTQLLELLTSQAKVIESAPVQVTAMCWLGLGPDLAGYSSAESLSADKPEMRSLRQTIMEQYREAFDRVLRTPEAIEELGEYDYDVALAQLVGPLVLTRLATLTPLGESACEQIVDDFLAARRA, from the coding sequence GTGACGACGGTGAGAACGGATCAGCAGCCCATCGACGAGGATCCGCGCAAACAGCGATCCAGAACCAGACTGCTCGACGCAGCGACGACGCTCCTCTCCAAGGGCGGTGTCGACGCCGTGACGATCGACGCCGTCACCAAGCTCGCCAACGTGGCCCGCGCGACTCTGTATCGGCACTTCGACAGCGGCACCGAACTGTTGGCCGCAGCATTTGCACGGCTACTGCCGTCAGTTCCGGCGATTTCGGGAGAGGGTGACCTCCGGACTCAGCTTCTCGAACTGTTGACCAGCCAGGCCAAGGTCATCGAGAGTGCGCCGGTGCAGGTCACCGCGATGTGCTGGCTCGGCTTGGGTCCGGACCTGGCCGGTTATTCGAGCGCCGAATCCCTCTCGGCCGACAAACCGGAGATGCGGTCATTGCGGCAAACGATCATGGAGCAGTACCGGGAGGCGTTCGATCGCGTCTTACGGACACCGGAGGCGATCGAGGAGTTGGGGGAGTACGACTACGACGTCGCCCTGGCGCAGTTGGTCGGTCCGTTGGTGCTCACCAGGTTGGCCACACTCACCCCACTCGGCGAATCGGCCTGTGAGCAGATCGTTGACGACTTCCTGGCAGCGCGTCGCGCCTGA
- a CDS encoding lipid-transfer protein, whose protein sequence is MAISPLSGAAAIVGIGSTEFSKNSGRTELQLACEAIVAALKDAGIDPSEVDGLSTYTSETNGEAIVARNCGLGELKFFSRIHYGGGAACATVQQAAMAVATGVADVVVCYRAFNERSGVRYGLGQHDRPMDSTADRAAYAWMTPQGLSTPAQWVAMFARRYMHQYGATSEDFGRVAVVARKHAANNPAAWFYERPITLEDHQNSRWIAEPLHLLDCCQETDGGQALVIVSAERAKTLANKPVIIKGAAQGSAKDQHMMTSYYRPDISGIPEMGLVARQLYGQSGLTPDDINAAILYDHFTPLVLPQLEELGFCKPGEAKDFIREGNLELGGRLPSNTHGGQVGEAYLHGVNGIAEGVRLVRGTSTNQPDGVENVLVTAGTAVPTSGLILGAV, encoded by the coding sequence ATGGCGATCAGCCCACTCTCGGGTGCCGCTGCCATCGTCGGCATCGGTTCCACCGAGTTCTCCAAGAACTCCGGCCGCACCGAACTGCAGTTGGCGTGCGAGGCAATCGTCGCCGCGCTCAAGGACGCCGGGATCGATCCGTCCGAGGTCGACGGTCTGTCGACTTACACGTCGGAGACCAACGGCGAAGCTATCGTCGCCCGCAACTGTGGCCTCGGTGAGCTGAAGTTCTTCTCCCGCATCCACTACGGCGGCGGCGCAGCCTGTGCGACGGTTCAGCAGGCAGCGATGGCTGTTGCCACCGGTGTTGCCGACGTCGTGGTCTGCTACCGCGCATTCAACGAACGCTCCGGCGTGCGTTACGGATTGGGTCAGCACGATCGCCCCATGGACAGCACGGCTGACCGCGCTGCCTACGCGTGGATGACCCCGCAGGGATTGTCCACTCCGGCGCAGTGGGTTGCGATGTTCGCCCGTCGCTACATGCATCAGTACGGTGCAACCAGTGAGGACTTCGGCCGCGTTGCCGTCGTGGCGCGTAAGCACGCTGCCAATAATCCGGCGGCATGGTTCTACGAGCGTCCGATCACGCTCGAAGACCATCAGAACTCCCGCTGGATCGCCGAGCCGCTCCACTTGCTCGACTGCTGCCAGGAAACCGACGGCGGCCAAGCACTGGTCATCGTCTCTGCCGAGCGCGCAAAGACTCTGGCCAACAAGCCGGTCATCATCAAGGGCGCCGCTCAGGGCAGCGCCAAGGATCAGCACATGATGACCAGCTACTACCGCCCCGACATCTCCGGTATTCCGGAGATGGGCTTGGTTGCCCGTCAGCTGTACGGCCAGAGCGGCCTGACTCCGGACGACATCAACGCCGCGATCCTCTACGACCACTTCACCCCGCTGGTGCTTCCGCAGCTCGAAGAACTGGGCTTCTGCAAGCCTGGTGAGGCCAAGGACTTCATCCGCGAAGGCAACCTCGAGCTCGGTGGACGCTTGCCGTCCAACACTCACGGTGGCCAGGTCGGCGAGGCATACCTGCACGGCGTCAACGGCATTGCCGAAGGCGTCCGCCTGGTTCGTGGTACGTCGACCAATCAGCCCGATGGTGTCGAGAACGTGTTGGTCACTGCCGGAACAGCAGTGCCCACCAGTGGTCTCATCCTCGGCGCGGTGTGA
- a CDS encoding Lrp/AsnC family transcriptional regulator: MAESVRNSVSLDGLDLALLEAMHAHPRAGALELSRLTKVARATVQARLRRLEDGGIIAGYAPHIDLAAAGFGVQAFVTLEIAQGALDTVTIKLEAIPGVIEAFATTGTGDVLCRVAAASHQGLQQTLLDLNRSGVATRSTSVMVLSVVVPFRALPLLETLDTRGAVKAPAYREHRS, from the coding sequence ATGGCGGAATCGGTGCGGAATTCAGTGTCACTCGACGGTCTGGATTTGGCCTTACTCGAAGCGATGCACGCGCATCCGCGAGCCGGGGCGCTGGAATTGTCGAGATTGACCAAGGTTGCACGCGCGACAGTGCAGGCCAGACTGCGCAGGCTCGAAGACGGCGGAATCATCGCCGGGTATGCGCCGCACATCGACTTGGCGGCAGCAGGTTTCGGTGTCCAAGCGTTTGTCACCTTGGAGATCGCCCAGGGTGCCCTCGATACCGTCACGATCAAGCTCGAGGCCATCCCCGGTGTGATCGAAGCATTCGCGACAACTGGCACCGGTGACGTGTTGTGCCGAGTGGCGGCAGCGTCGCATCAAGGTTTGCAGCAGACGCTGCTTGATCTGAACCGTTCCGGCGTGGCCACCCGCTCGACGAGTGTGATGGTTCTGTCGGTGGTGGTGCCCTTCCGGGCTTTGCCGTTGCTCGAGACACTCGATACTCGCGGCGCGGTCAAAGCGCCGGCCTACCGGGAGCATCGAAGCTGA
- the hppD gene encoding 4-hydroxyphenylpyruvate dioxygenase: MTIDQILTDEERLAGLDLEQLRQLVGLIEYDDSADPFPVHGWDGLEWIVGNATQSAHFFQSAFGMTLIAYSGPSTGNRDHHAYVLESGAVRFIVKGAVDPASPLIEHHGKHGDGIRDITLNVPDVDKCIAHALSQGAKVIAEPHDISDEHGTVRLATIATYGETRHTLVDRSRYTGPYLPGYVTRTSSCSKTPIFQALDHVVGNVELGRMDQWVDFYHRVMGFTNMAEFVGGDIATDYSALMSKVVSSGDHRVKFPLNEPAIAKKRSQIDEYLEFYQGPGAQHLALATADILGAVDALVAEGIEFLSTPASYYEDPELRARIGNVRVPIEELQKRGVLVDRDEDGYLLQIFTKPIGDRPTVFFELIERHGSLGFGLGNFKALFEAIEREQEARGNF, from the coding sequence ATGACCATCGATCAGATTCTTACCGACGAAGAACGACTGGCCGGACTCGACCTCGAACAACTGCGCCAACTGGTCGGACTGATCGAGTACGACGACAGCGCCGACCCGTTCCCAGTTCACGGCTGGGACGGACTCGAATGGATCGTCGGAAATGCCACGCAGAGCGCCCATTTCTTCCAGTCGGCCTTCGGAATGACGCTCATTGCGTATTCGGGACCGTCCACCGGCAACCGCGACCATCATGCGTACGTACTCGAAAGCGGCGCAGTGCGTTTCATCGTCAAAGGTGCAGTAGATCCGGCGAGCCCGCTGATCGAGCACCACGGCAAGCACGGTGACGGAATCCGCGACATCACCTTGAATGTTCCCGACGTCGACAAGTGCATTGCGCACGCGCTCTCTCAGGGCGCGAAGGTAATTGCGGAACCACACGACATCAGTGACGAGCACGGCACGGTTCGTCTCGCAACCATCGCCACCTACGGAGAAACTCGGCACACCCTGGTCGACAGGTCGCGGTACACGGGCCCCTATCTACCGGGATACGTCACTCGCACTTCGTCATGTAGCAAGACGCCCATTTTCCAGGCCCTCGACCATGTCGTCGGCAATGTCGAACTCGGAAGAATGGATCAGTGGGTCGATTTTTACCACCGGGTCATGGGGTTCACGAACATGGCCGAATTTGTCGGCGGCGACATCGCCACCGACTACTCGGCACTGATGAGCAAAGTGGTCTCGAGCGGCGACCATCGCGTCAAGTTCCCGCTCAACGAACCGGCGATTGCCAAGAAGCGATCACAGATCGACGAGTATCTGGAGTTCTATCAAGGACCCGGTGCCCAACATCTGGCACTTGCCACAGCCGACATCTTGGGCGCGGTCGACGCTTTGGTCGCCGAGGGCATCGAGTTTCTGTCCACCCCGGCGTCGTACTACGAAGATCCCGAACTGCGCGCGCGGATCGGAAACGTCCGAGTTCCGATCGAGGAATTGCAGAAGCGTGGAGTTCTCGTCGACCGCGACGAAGACGGTTACCTCCTGCAGATCTTCACCAAGCCGATCGGCGACCGGCCCACCGTGTTCTTCGAACTCATCGAACGCCACGGCTCACTCGGTTTCGGACTGGGAAATTTCAAGGCACTGTTCGAGGCAATCGAGCGGGAACAGGAAGCGCGCGGAAACTTCTGA